The following proteins are co-located in the Solanum pennellii chromosome 1, SPENNV200 genome:
- the LOC107005509 gene encoding calcium-dependent protein kinase 5 produces the protein MGNACRGSFGGKTFQGYPQPQDHSESNSNPKHNSDSPNPKKEQQPLVTMNRTSTNQSYYVLGHKTPNIRDLYTLGRKLGQGQFGTTYLCTELSSGIDYACKSIAKRKLISKEDVEDVRREIQIMHHLAGHKNIVSIKGAYEDPLYVHIVMELCGGGELFDRIIQRGHYTERKAADLTKIIVGVVEACHSLGVMHRDLKPENFLLVNKDDDFSLKAIDFGLSVFFKPGQIFTDVVGSPYYVAPEVLLKHYGPEADVWTAGVILYILLSGVPPFWAETQQGIFDAVLKGHIDFDSDPWPLISESAKDLIRKMLCMRPPERLTAHEVLCHPWICENGVAPDRALDPAVLSRLKHFSAMNKLKKMALRVIAESLSEEEIAGLKEMFKAMDTDNSGAITFDELKAGLRKYGSTLKDIEIRELMDAADVDNSGTIDYGEFIAATIHLNKLDREEHLMAAFQYFDKDGSGYITVDELQQACADHNITDVFFEDIIREVDQDNDGRIDYGEFVAMMQKGNPCIGRRTMRNSLNFSMRDAPGAH, from the exons ATGGGCAACGCATGCCGTGGATCTTTCGGAGGCAAAACTTTTCAGGGCTACCCTCAGCCTCAAGATCACTCAGAATCCAATTCCAATCCCAAACATAATTCCGATTCCCCCAACccaaaaaaagaacaacaaccCCTCGTCACCATGAATCGTACAAGCACTAACCAGTCCTATTACGTCCTCGGTCATAAGACCCCTAACATTCGTGATCTATACACCCTCGGCCGCAAACTAGGACAAGGCCAGTTTGGCACCACTTACTTATGCACCGAATTGTCTTCCGGTATCGACTACGCCTGTAAATCTATTGCCAAGAGAAAACTCATCTCTAAGGAGGATGTAGAAGATGTCAGGAGGGAAATTCAGATAATGCACCATTTGGCTGGTCACAAAAACATCGTTTCCATCAAGGGTGCTTATGAGGATCCTTTgtatgttcatattgtcatggaACTTTGTGGTGGCGGTGAATTGTTTGACCGCATAATTCAAAGAGGACACTACACCGAGAGAAAGGCTGCCGATTTGACGAAAATTATTGTGGGTGTTGTTGAGGCATGCCATTCACTTGGAGTTATGCATAGAGATCTCAAACCTGAGAATTTCTTGTTGGTTAACAAGGATGATGATTTCTCTCTCAAGGCCATTGACTTTGGACTCTCTGTATTCTTTAAGCCAG GCCAAATTTTCACAGATGTTGTTGGGAGTCCATACTACGTTGCTCCTGAGGTGCTTTTGAAGCATTATGGTCCAGAAGCAGATGTTTGGACAGCAGGGGTCATACTCTATATCCTGCTAAGTGGAGTTCCACCATTCTGGGCTG AAACACAGCAGGGGATATTTGATGCAGTTCTGAAAGGGCACATTGATTTTGACTCAGATCCTTGGCCTCTAATATCAGAGAGTGCAAAGGATCTCATCCGGAAGATGTTATGCATGCGACCCCCAGAGCGGTTAACTGCTCATGAAGTATTAT GTCATCCTTGGATTTGTGAAAATGGTGTTGCTCCTGATAGAGCACTTGATCCTGCAGTACTTTCTCGCCTCAAACACTTTTCTGCaatgaacaaattaaaaaagatgGCTCTGCGg GTGATTGCTGAAAGTTTGTCAGAGGAGGAGATTGCCGGTCTTAAGGAGATGTTTAAGGCCATGGATACTGATAACAGTGGTGCAATTACATTCGATGAACTAAAAGCTGGTTTGAGAAAATATGGCTCTACTCTGAAGGATATAGAGATACGGGAACTTATGGATGCG GCTGATGTGGACAATAGTGGAACTATTGACTATGGAGAATTCATAGCAGCAACAATTCACCTTAACAAATTGGACCGCGAGGAACATCTCATGGCAGCATTTCAGTATTTTGACAAGGATGGAAGTGGTTATATTACAGTAGATGAGCTCCAGCAGGCTTGTGCAGATCATAACATTACAGATGTATTCTTTGAGGATATTATCAGAGAAGTTGATCAGGATAAC GATGGACGTATTGATTATGGAGAATTTGTTGCTATGATGCAAAAAGGAAATCCATGCATAGGAAGACGAACGATGCGAAATAGTCTGAATTTCAGCATGAGAGATGCGCCTGGAGCTCATTAG